Proteins encoded in a region of the Quercus lobata isolate SW786 chromosome 8, ValleyOak3.0 Primary Assembly, whole genome shotgun sequence genome:
- the LOC115958550 gene encoding eukaryotic translation initiation factor 5B, translated as MGRKGQKRREKNYAAAHGGHSRLPPPPVLSQIDAVPSKLRKLMSLTSSLSPKPQESAAKDGQANSKSRPKDRADLRTSVMDDGGNDEHLKTSEDTDDGDDIVQNSTSEKKKKKRKRKQVNDLRFETPMENSDTRLKRRERKKKYLEEKKKKHKKAKTGEELDFPGREKIKFGEVVEAPPKLTSVPKAFKNAQNASQERIRLQTIEAYRSRKGWASRPGIQLPSPVTTPAL; from the exons ATGGGAAGGAAAGGacagaaaagaagagagaaaaactaCGCAGCCGCACATGGAGGCCACAGCCGCCTCCCTCCGCCGCCCGTCCTCTCCCAAATCGACGCTGTCCCTTCCAAACTCCGGAAGCTCATGTCCCTCACTTCCTCTCTCTCCCCCAAACCCCAAG AGTCTGCTGCAAAGGATGGTCAAGCTAATAGT AAATCCCGTCCAAAGGATAGAGCTGACTTAAGAACTAGTGTGATGGATGATGGAGGTAATGATGAGCATTTGAAGACATCTGAGGATAcagatgatggtgatgatatTGTGCAAAACAGCacaagtgaaaagaaaaagaaaaagagaaagagaaagcagGTTAATGACCTTCGATTTGAAACACCTATGGAGAACTCAGATACTCGTCTTAAAAGACGGGAGCGCAAGAAAAA GTACctggaagaaaagaagaagaaacataaAAAGGCCAAGACAGGGGAGGAGCTGGACTTTCCTGGGCGTGAGAAGATAAAATTTGGAGAAGTGGTTGAAGCTCCACCAAAGTTGACTTCAGTTCCTAAG GCATTCAAGAATGCCCAAAATGCTTCGCAAGAGAGGATTCGGTTGCAAACTATCGAGGCATATAGGAGCCGCAAGGGATGGGCTTCAAGGCCAGGGATTCAACTTCCTTCTCCAGTGACTACACCAGCACTTTAG
- the LOC115958549 gene encoding cytochrome P450 704C1-like codes for MDFLSKPICLTALALLVSLLVLHILARKLNKSTRKKKYHPIAGTIFHQLLHFNRLHHYMTALATKYKTYRLLSPLRNEIYTSDPANVEYILKTNFDNYGKGSYNYMNLKDLLGDGIFTVDGDKWRQQRKISSHEFSTKVLRDFSSKIFRKNAAKFANIVSEAATANQILDIQDLLMKSTMDSLFQVAFGIELDSMCGSDEEGKNFSNAFNDSSAMTLFRYVDIFWRIKKFLNIGSEATLKRSTKLVNNFVFKLIHSKIEQMKNSEDESSMKREDILSRFLQVTDTDPTYLRDIILNFIIAGKDTTATTIAWFIYMVCKHPAVQLKIAKEVKEATNMKEITNYAEFSASISEEALEKMQYLHAAITETLRLYPAVPVDAKICFSDDTLPDGYSVNKGDMVAYQPYAMGRMKFIWGDDTEEFRPERWLNEEGIFQPESPFKFTAFQAGPRICLGKEFAYRQMKIFSAVLLGCFEFKMANENRIVNYRTMINLHIDGGLEIQAFHRHGK; via the exons ATGGATTTTCTTTCAAAGCCCATATGTTTAACTGCTTTGGCTCTTCTCGTATCTCTTCTAGTTCTCCATATCCTAGCCAGGAAGCTGAACAAAAGTACGAGAAAGAAGAAGTACCATCCTATTGCAGGTACCATATTTCACCAGCTACTCCACTTCAATAGGTTGCACCACTATATGACTGCTCTTGCTACCAAGTACAAGACCTACAGGCTGCTCAGCCCACTGCGAAACGAGATATACACCTCGGATCCTGCAAATGTTGAGTATATACTTAAAACAAACTTTGACAACTATGGCAAG GGATCGTATAACTACATGAATCTGAAGGACCTTCTAGGTGATGGGATTTTCACAGTTGATGGTGACAAGTGGCGCCAACAGAGGAAGATATCAAGCCATGAGTTCTCCACAAAGGTGTTGAGGGACTTTAGTAGTAAGATTTTCAGAAAAAATGCAGCAAAATTTGCTAATATAGTGTCTGAAGCAGCAACTGCCAACCAGATATTGGATATTCAA GATCTATTGATGAAATCAACTATGGATTCATTGTTCCAAGTTGCATTTGGAATTGAATTAGACAGCATGTGTGGATCAGATGAAGAAGGCAAGAATTTCAGCAATGCCTTCAATGATTCAAGTGCAATGACCCTTTTTCGTTATGTTGATATCTTTTGGAGGATCAAGAAGTTTCTAAATATCGGATCAGAAGCAACCTTAAAAAGGAGCACCAAACTTGTTAACAATTTTGTGTTTAAGCTAATCCACAGCAAGATTGAGCAAATGAAGAATTCAGAGGACGAATCTTCT ATGAAGAGAGAAGACATTCTATCAAGGTTTCTGCAAGTGACAGACACTGATCCAACATACTTAAGAGATATAATTCTTAACTTCATCATAGCTGGAAAAGACACAACAGCAACCACAATTGCTTGGTTTATTTACATGGTCTGCAAGCATCCTGCTGTGCAGTTGAAAATTGCAAAAGAAGTGAAGGAAGCTACTAACATGAAAGAGATCACAAACTATGCTGAGTTTTCAGCCAGTATTAGTGAAGAAGCTCTAGAAAAGATGCAATATCTCCATGCAGCGATCACTGAAACTCTCAGACTCTATCCTGCAGTTCCTGTG GATGCAAAGATATGCTTTTCTGATGATACTCTACCAGATGGATACAGTGTGAACAAAGGAGATATGGTGGCTTACCAACCTTATGCAATGGGTAGGATGAAATTCATATGGGGTGATGACACTGAGGAATTCAGACCAGAGAGATGGCTCAATGAAGAAGGAATATTCCAGCCCGAGAGCCCTTTTAAGTTCACAGCCTTCCAG GCAGGGCCACGAATTTGTCTAGGAAAGGAGTTTGCCTATAGGCAGATGAAGATCTTCTCGGCTGTCTTGTTAGGCTGTTTCGAGTTCAAAATGGCTAATGAAAACAGAATTGTCAATTACAGGACAATGATTAATCTTCACATCGATGGAGGTCTCGAAATTCAAGCCTTCCACAGGCATGGAAAGTAG